A region of Mesoplodon densirostris isolate mMesDen1 chromosome 11, mMesDen1 primary haplotype, whole genome shotgun sequence DNA encodes the following proteins:
- the CD63 gene encoding CD63 antigen has product MAVEGGMKCVKFLLYVLLLAFCAFAVGLIAVGIGAQLVLNQTITPGATPGSLLPVVIIAVGAFLFLVAFVGCCGACKENYCLMITFAIFLSLIMLVEVAAAIAGYVFRDKVVSEFNKDFRQQMQNYPQNNHTTSILDSMQEDFKCCGAANYTDWEKILMTTKRVPDSCCVNVTQGCGINFNVKDIHTEGCVERIGGWLRSKVLVVAAAALGIAFVEVLGIVFACCLVKSIRSGYEVM; this is encoded by the exons ATGGCGGTGGAAGGAGGAATGAAATGTGTCAAGTTCCTGCTCTACGTTCTTCTGTTGGCCTTTTGC gccTTTGCAGTGGGGCTGATCGCCGTGGGCATAGGGGCCCAGCTCGTCCTGAATCAGACCATCACCCCGGGGGCCACCCCTGGCTCCCTGTTGCCCGTGGTCATCATCGCAGTGGGTGCCTTCCTCTTCCTGGTGGCCTTTGTGGGCTGCTGTGGAGCCTGCAAGGAGAACTACTGTCTTATGATCACG TTTGCCATCTTCCTGTCCCTTATCATGCTGGTGGAGGTGGCTGCAGCCATTGCTGGCTATGTGTTTAGAGACAAG GTGGTATCAGAATTTAATAAAGATTTCCGGCAGCAGATGCAGAATTATCCCCAAAACAACCACACAACATCGATCCTGGACAGTATGCAGGAAGAC TTTAAGTGCTGCGGGGCGGCTAACtacacagactgggagaagatcCTGATGACAACCAAGCGAGTTCCTGACTCCTGCTGTGTCAATGTCACTCAGGGCTGTGGGATTAATTTCAACGTGAAGGATATCCATACTGAG GGCTGTGTGGAGAGGATCGGGGGCTGGCTGAGGAGCAAAGTGCtggtggtggctgcagcagccctGGGCATTGCCTTTGTGGAG GTCCTGGGTATCGTCTTTGCCTGCTGCCTTGTGAAGAGCATCCGAAGTGGCTATGAGGTGATGTAG